The following are from one region of the Nicotiana tomentosiformis chromosome 7, ASM39032v3, whole genome shotgun sequence genome:
- the LOC104086099 gene encoding chlorophyll a-b binding protein CP29.2, chloroplastic, with product MATAAATSSFIGTRLPEIHSGAGRVQARFGFGTKKAAPKKAPKRQIPDRPLWFPGAKAPEYLDGSLVGDYGFDPFGLGKPAEYLQFDLDSLDQNLAKNLAGDVIGTRTEAVDVKSTPFQPYSEVFGLQRFRECELIHGRWAMLATLGALTVEWLTGITWQDAGKVELVEGSSYLGQPLPFSITTLIWIEVLVIGYIEFQRNAELDPEKRLYPGGSFFDPLGLAADPEKKATLQLAEIKHARLAMVAFLGFAVQAAATGKGPLNNWATHLSDPLHTTIFDTFGFFS from the exons ATGGCTACCGCAGCTGCCACATCCTCATTCATCGGAACACGGCTGCCGGAGATTCACTCCGGTGCCGGCAGAGTCCAAGCCCGATTCGGATTCGGAACCAAAAAAGCCGCACCTAAAAAGGCTCCAAAAAGGCAAATCCCAGACAGACCGTTATGGTTCCCAGGAGCTAAGGCACCGGAATATCTCGACGGGAGTCTCGTCGGCGACTACGGATTCGATCCATTTGGTTTGGGGAAACCTGCTGAGTACTTGCAATTTGATTTGGACTCATTGGACCAGAATTTGGCTAAGAATTTGGCCGGTGACGTTATTGGGACCAGGACTGAAGCTGTTGATGTGAAATCGACACCGTTCCAGCCGTACAGTGAGGTGTTTGGACTGCAGAGGTTCAGAGAATGTGAGCTGATCCATGGGAGATGGGCTATGTTGGCTACACTTGGTGCTTTGACTGTTGAATGGCTCACTGGTATTACATGGCAAGACGCCGGAAAG GTTGAGTTGGTTGAGGGATCATCCTACTTGGGACAACCACTCCCATTCTCCATTACAACATTGATCTGGATTGAGGTCCTTGTTATTGGATACATTGAATTCCAAAGGAACGCTGAGCTTGACCCGGAGAAGAGGCTTTACCCTGGTGGATCATTCTTTGACCCATTGGGCCTTGCTGCTGACCCAGAGAAAAAGGCCACACTTCAACTTGCTGAGATCAAGCATGCCCGTCTTGCTATGGTTGCATTCTTGGGCTTTGCTGTCCAAGCTGCTGCTACTGGAAAAGGCCCACTTAACAACTGGGCTACCCACTTGAGTGACCCACTTCACACTACCATTTTCGACACCTTCGGCTTCTTCTCTTAA